The proteins below are encoded in one region of Lonchura striata isolate bLonStr1 chromosome 1, bLonStr1.mat, whole genome shotgun sequence:
- the CREM gene encoding cAMP-responsive element modulator isoform X6 — protein sequence MSVLLLVILHMLGSLEQFMLSSGRGAAELCVQKLIMAVTGDETAATGDMPAYQIRTPTTTLPQGVVMAASPGTLHSPQQMAEEATRKRELRLLKNREAARECRRKKKEYVKCLENRVAVLENQNKTLIEELKALKDLYCHKAE from the exons ATGTCAGTGCTCTTGCTTGTAATCCTGCACATGCTTGGTAGTTTGGAACAGTTCATGCTGAGCTCTGGTAGAGGAGCAGCAGAATTGTGTGTGCAGAAGTTGATCATGGCTGTTACAGGAGATGAAACAG CTGCCACTGGAGACATGCCAGCTTACCAGATTCGAACTCCCACCACTACCTTACCTCAGGGAGTGGTTATGGCAGCCTCACCAGGGACTTTGCACAGCCCTCAGCAAATGGCAGAAGAGGCAACACGCAAGAGAGAGCTGAGACTTTTGAAAAATAG GGAAGCTGCCAGAGAATGTcgcagaaagaagaaagaatatgTCAAATGTCTTGAAAATCGTGTGGCTGTGcttgaaaaccaaaacaagactCTCATTGAGGAACTCAAGGCCCTCAAAGATCTTTATTGTCATAAAGCAGAATAA
- the CREM gene encoding cAMP-responsive element modulator isoform X7, whose product MSVLLLVILHMLGSLEQFMLSSGRGAAELCVQKLIMAVTGDETAATGDMPAYQIRTPTTTLPQGVVMAASPGTLHSPQQMAEEATRKRELRLLKNREAAKECRRRKKEYIKCLESRVAVLEVQNKKLIQELETLKDICSSKTD is encoded by the exons ATGTCAGTGCTCTTGCTTGTAATCCTGCACATGCTTGGTAGTTTGGAACAGTTCATGCTGAGCTCTGGTAGAGGAGCAGCAGAATTGTGTGTGCAGAAGTTGATCATGGCTGTTACAGGAGATGAAACAG CTGCCACTGGAGACATGCCAGCTTACCAGATTCGAACTCCCACCACTACCTTACCTCAGGGAGTGGTTATGGCAGCCTCACCAGGGACTTTGCACAGCCCTCAGCAAATGGCAGAAGAGGCAACACGCAAGAGAGAGCTGAGACTTTTGAAAAATAG GGAAGCTGCTAAAGAATGTCGACGTCGGAAGAAAGAATACATAAAATGTCTGGAGAGTCGTGTTGCAGTGCTAGAAGTTCAGAACAAGAAACTTATACAGGAGCTTGAAACCCTAAAAGACATTTGCTCTTCCAAAACAGATtag
- the CREM gene encoding cAMP-responsive element modulator isoform X8 yields the protein MPAYQIRTPTTTLPQGVVMAASPGTLHSPQQMAEEATRKRELRLLKNREAARECRRKKKEYVKCLENRVAVLENQNKTLIEELKALKDLYCHKAE from the exons ATGCCAGCTTACCAGATTCGAACTCCCACCACTACCTTACCTCAGGGAGTGGTTATGGCAGCCTCACCAGGGACTTTGCACAGCCCTCAGCAAATGGCAGAAGAGGCAACACGCAAGAGAGAGCTGAGACTTTTGAAAAATAG GGAAGCTGCCAGAGAATGTcgcagaaagaagaaagaatatgTCAAATGTCTTGAAAATCGTGTGGCTGTGcttgaaaaccaaaacaagactCTCATTGAGGAACTCAAGGCCCTCAAAGATCTTTATTGTCATAAAGCAGAATAA